In Candidatus Delongbacteria bacterium, a single window of DNA contains:
- the pyrR gene encoding bifunctional pyr operon transcriptional regulator/uracil phosphoribosyltransferase PyrR codes for MTFRRKAQLVDEAGLARTITRLAHEIIEKNRGLEGLALVGMQTRGVHLAKRLRERIREIEGSAPPLGSLDVTFYRDDWRLKLKQPEVQATDIDFDIHGVNLVLVDDVLYTGRTVRAALDALMDLGRPARIQLAVLVDRGHRELPIRPDFVGKNVPTSIGEEVRVKMSEVDGEDAVWLVERVEEEA; via the coding sequence ATGACCTTCCGTCGCAAGGCCCAGCTGGTGGATGAGGCGGGCCTGGCCCGCACCATCACGCGGCTGGCCCACGAGATCATCGAGAAGAACCGCGGGCTGGAGGGCCTGGCCCTGGTGGGCATGCAGACCCGCGGCGTGCACCTGGCCAAGCGGCTGCGCGAGCGCATTCGCGAGATCGAGGGCAGCGCGCCGCCGCTGGGCAGCCTGGACGTCACCTTCTACCGGGACGATTGGCGGCTCAAGCTCAAGCAGCCCGAGGTGCAGGCCACGGACATCGACTTCGACATCCACGGGGTCAACCTGGTGCTGGTGGACGACGTGCTCTACACCGGGCGCACCGTGCGCGCGGCCCTGGATGCCTTGATGGACCTGGGCCGGCCGGCGCGCATCCAGCTGGCCGTGCTGGTGGACCGCGGGCACCGCGAGCTGCCCATCCGGCCGGATTTCGTGGGCAAGAACGTGCCCACCTCCATCGGCGAGGAGGTGCGCGTGAAGATGAGCGAGGTGGACGGCGAGGACGCCGTCTGGCTGGTGGAGCGCGTGGAGGAGGAGGCATGA
- the ftcD gene encoding glutamate formimidoyltransferase — translation MSALVECVPNFSEGRDRAKLGQITAAIAAVPGVTLLDVDPGAATNRTVVTFTGEPEAALEAAFQAIRTAAELIDMRGHHGEHARMGATDVCPFVPVSGITMEECARLAERLGERVGRELEIPVYLYEHAARRPERRNLADVRQGEYEALAQKLADPAWQPDFGPAAFGERQQRTGATVIGARPFLIAWNFNLNTQDAARAHDVAITVREKGRWAKDEQGRLLKDVAGQKVRQPGRLKATKCVGWTIPEYRRAQISMNLTDHTITPMGLAFDVVEEEARRAGLRVTGGELVGLVPLDALLEAGRHFLRKQGRCPGASEADLLECAVQSMGLSELAPFRPEEKVIDYRVTRRSGRLVDLTLTGFADLLASEAPAPGGGSTAALCGALGAALAAMVANLTHGKKGLSQHDAEMESVALRGQELKTRFLGLIDADTDAFAAVMAALKLPKATEEERAARAAALEEANRRATLIPFQVVEACVPVLELVRAVVERGNPNSLSDAGVAALCLGTACDGAAFNVRINLAGITDKAWAAEMDARTAALQQALHAQRSALLAVVEERLAFSC, via the coding sequence ATGTCCGCCCTCGTCGAATGCGTCCCCAACTTCTCCGAAGGCCGCGACCGCGCCAAGCTGGGCCAGATCACCGCCGCCATCGCTGCTGTGCCCGGCGTCACCCTGCTGGACGTGGACCCCGGCGCGGCGACGAACCGCACGGTGGTCACCTTCACGGGCGAGCCCGAGGCCGCGCTGGAGGCCGCCTTCCAGGCCATCCGCACGGCGGCCGAGCTGATCGACATGCGCGGCCACCACGGCGAGCACGCGCGGATGGGCGCCACCGACGTCTGTCCCTTCGTGCCGGTCTCGGGGATCACGATGGAGGAGTGCGCGCGGCTGGCCGAGCGGCTGGGGGAGCGGGTGGGCCGCGAGCTGGAGATCCCCGTCTACCTCTACGAGCACGCCGCCCGCCGGCCCGAGCGTCGCAACCTGGCCGACGTGCGCCAGGGCGAGTACGAGGCCCTGGCCCAGAAACTGGCGGATCCGGCCTGGCAGCCCGACTTCGGCCCCGCCGCCTTCGGCGAGCGCCAGCAGCGCACGGGCGCCACGGTGATCGGCGCCCGGCCCTTCCTGATCGCCTGGAACTTCAACCTGAACACCCAGGACGCCGCCCGGGCCCACGACGTGGCCATCACCGTGCGCGAGAAGGGCCGCTGGGCCAAGGACGAGCAGGGCCGGCTGCTCAAGGATGTGGCAGGCCAGAAAGTACGCCAGCCGGGCCGCCTCAAGGCCACCAAGTGCGTGGGTTGGACCATTCCCGAATACCGACGCGCGCAAATCAGCATGAACCTCACCGACCACACCATCACACCGATGGGTTTGGCCTTCGACGTGGTGGAGGAGGAGGCCCGGCGGGCGGGCCTGCGCGTGACCGGCGGCGAGCTGGTGGGCCTGGTGCCGCTGGACGCTCTGCTGGAAGCGGGCCGGCACTTCCTGCGCAAGCAGGGGCGTTGCCCGGGCGCCAGCGAGGCGGATCTGTTGGAGTGCGCCGTGCAGAGCATGGGCCTCTCGGAGCTCGCGCCCTTCCGGCCGGAGGAGAAGGTCATCGACTACCGCGTCACACGGCGCAGCGGCCGGCTGGTGGATCTGACTCTGACGGGCTTCGCCGACCTGCTGGCCTCTGAGGCCCCGGCACCGGGCGGCGGCTCCACGGCGGCCCTCTGCGGCGCGCTGGGCGCGGCCCTGGCGGCCATGGTGGCCAACCTCACCCACGGGAAGAAGGGGCTGAGCCAGCACGATGCCGAGATGGAGTCCGTCGCCCTGCGCGGCCAGGAGCTGAAGACCCGCTTCCTGGGCCTGATCGACGCCGACACCGACGCCTTTGCCGCGGTGATGGCCGCCCTGAAGCTGCCCAAGGCCACGGAGGAGGAAAGGGCCGCGCGTGCCGCCGCGCTGGAGGAGGCCAATCGCCGGGCCACGCTCATCCCCTTCCAGGTGGTGGAGGCCTGCGTGCCTGTGCTGGAGCTGGTGCGCGCCGTGGTGGAGCGCGGCAATCCCAACAGCCTGTCCGACGCCGGCGTGGCGGCCCTCTGCCTGGGCACGGCCTGCGACGGCGCGGCCTTCAACGTGCGCATCAACCTGGCCGGAATCACGGACAAGGCCTGGGCGGCAGAGATGGACGCGCGCACGGCGGCGCTACAGCAGGCCCTCCACGCGCAGCGCTCGGCGCTGCTGGCCGTGGTGGAGGAGCGGCTGGCCTTCTCCTGCTAG
- a CDS encoding succinylglutamate desuccinylase/aspartoacylase family protein, with amino-acid sequence MMKLPAIPPRARAWLLLIGVALLAALAGRDFLAQRQPEVLRPSGGLGEVRRLSEWHAPLAGSRGDTELYRFVGAEPGGRVLVLGGTHPNEPAGFLAAVLLVENLQVERGEIWVLPRANASAFTATDPQEGTPQRLVLPAADGRPRWFRVGGRATNPLDQWPDPEITVHRPSLQALSGIETRNLNRSYPGRADGSFTEQVAFTIRSLLEREHFDLVVDFHEAAIEYPVVNAIVAHERAGDLAAMAVLGLEMNGVDIALEPSPLNLHGLSHRELGDHVPGLRAVLYESANPGQGRLRGRTDAAQILEGRDPCYLAAQDIPGMNKVPVDSTGLPLWLRVGRHLDALRETLLALELVDPERPVSATGLPSLDDLRTRGLSPWLAPAP; translated from the coding sequence ATGATGAAGCTCCCCGCCATCCCGCCGCGCGCCCGCGCGTGGCTCTTGCTGATCGGTGTAGCGCTGCTGGCCGCGCTTGCCGGGCGGGACTTCCTGGCCCAGCGCCAGCCGGAAGTCCTCCGGCCCTCCGGCGGCCTGGGTGAAGTGCGTCGGCTCTCCGAGTGGCACGCGCCCCTGGCGGGCAGCCGGGGCGACACGGAACTCTACCGCTTCGTGGGCGCCGAGCCCGGCGGACGCGTGCTGGTGCTGGGCGGCACGCACCCCAACGAGCCGGCGGGCTTCTTGGCCGCCGTCCTGCTGGTGGAAAACCTCCAGGTCGAGCGGGGGGAGATCTGGGTGCTGCCCCGGGCCAATGCCTCGGCCTTCACGGCCACGGATCCCCAGGAGGGCACGCCCCAGCGGCTCGTGCTGCCCGCCGCCGACGGCCGGCCGCGCTGGTTCCGGGTGGGCGGCCGGGCCACCAACCCGCTGGACCAGTGGCCGGACCCGGAGATCACCGTGCACCGGCCCAGCCTGCAGGCCCTCTCGGGCATCGAGACCCGCAACCTGAACCGCAGCTACCCGGGCCGGGCGGACGGCAGCTTCACCGAGCAGGTGGCCTTCACCATCCGCAGCCTGCTGGAGCGCGAGCACTTCGATCTGGTGGTGGACTTCCACGAGGCGGCCATCGAATATCCCGTGGTCAACGCCATCGTGGCCCACGAGCGTGCGGGCGACCTGGCGGCCATGGCCGTGCTGGGGCTGGAGATGAACGGCGTGGACATCGCCCTGGAACCCAGTCCGCTCAACCTGCACGGGCTCAGCCACCGCGAGCTGGGCGACCACGTGCCCGGCCTGCGCGCCGTGCTCTACGAGAGCGCCAACCCGGGCCAGGGCCGCCTGCGCGGCCGGACGGACGCGGCGCAGATCCTCGAGGGCCGCGATCCCTGCTACCTGGCCGCCCAGGACATTCCCGGGATGAACAAGGTCCCGGTGGACTCGACGGGCCTGCCGCTCTGGCTGCGGGTGGGCCGGCACCTGGACGCGCTGCGCGAGACCCTGCTGGCGCTGGAGCTGGTGGATCCCGAGCGCCCCGTCAGCGCCACGGGCCTGCCCAGCCTGGACGACCTGCGCACCCGCGGCCTCTCGCCCTGGCTCGCCCCGGCACCCTGA
- a CDS encoding sugar phosphate nucleotidyltransferase — protein sequence MDRLNRVITIILGGGRGTRLMPLTLKRSKPAVSFGGKYRLVDIPISNCLHAGLTKVFVLTQFNSYSLNRHVHSSYVMKDFRGSFVEVFAAEQTPDNQEWFQGTADAVRQVMSHLRAYNPTHVLILSGDQLYTMDLREFVLSHMDSSESITVATTAVERESARGFGIMRTENGRITEFVEKPRDEALLDSLAQPDKRYLASMGIYVFCFDTLDRLLNTHATCTDFGREIIPAALKEEPVRAFRHEGYWEDIGTIRSFYEANLMLTRRVPEVELYSPDRPIYTNARFLPPSRLSGCQVEESLICDGCYINGAHIKRSIIGIRSVIGNGSEITDSIVMGADEYDFRNPPPGLLPQAIGQDVVIRRAIIDKGARIGADVHLVNEKNLEEYEDAYVHIHEGIICVPRETMIPSGYRI from the coding sequence ATGGATCGATTGAATCGCGTGATCACCATCATCCTGGGCGGCGGACGCGGCACGCGTCTGATGCCCCTGACCCTCAAGCGTTCCAAGCCCGCCGTCTCCTTCGGCGGCAAGTACCGGCTGGTGGACATCCCCATCAGCAACTGCCTGCACGCCGGCCTGACCAAGGTCTTCGTGCTGACCCAGTTCAACAGCTATTCGCTCAACCGCCACGTGCATTCGAGCTACGTGATGAAGGACTTCCGCGGCAGTTTCGTGGAGGTGTTCGCGGCGGAGCAGACCCCCGACAACCAGGAGTGGTTCCAGGGCACGGCGGACGCCGTGCGCCAGGTGATGTCGCACCTGCGGGCCTACAATCCCACCCACGTGCTGATCCTCTCCGGCGACCAGCTCTACACCATGGACCTGCGCGAATTCGTGCTCTCGCACATGGACAGCTCCGAGAGCATCACGGTGGCCACCACGGCCGTGGAGCGCGAAAGCGCGCGCGGCTTCGGGATCATGCGCACGGAAAACGGCCGGATCACCGAGTTCGTGGAGAAGCCCCGGGACGAGGCCCTGCTGGACAGCCTGGCCCAGCCCGACAAGCGCTACCTGGCCTCCATGGGCATCTATGTGTTCTGCTTCGACACCCTGGACCGCCTGCTCAACACCCACGCCACCTGCACGGACTTCGGCCGCGAGATCATCCCCGCCGCGCTGAAGGAAGAGCCCGTCCGCGCCTTCCGCCACGAGGGCTACTGGGAGGACATCGGGACCATCCGCTCCTTCTACGAGGCCAACCTGATGCTCACCCGGCGCGTGCCCGAGGTGGAGCTCTACAGTCCGGACCGGCCGATCTACACCAACGCGCGCTTCCTGCCGCCCTCGCGGCTCTCGGGCTGCCAGGTGGAGGAGAGCCTGATCTGCGATGGCTGCTACATCAACGGCGCGCACATCAAGCGCTCGATCATCGGCATCCGCAGCGTGATCGGCAACGGCTCGGAGATCACGGATTCCATCGTGATGGGCGCCGACGAGTACGACTTCCGCAACCCGCCGCCAGGCCTCTTGCCCCAGGCCATCGGGCAGGACGTGGTGATCCGCCGGGCGATCATCGACAAGGGCGCGCGCATCGGCGCGGACGTGCACCTGGTGAACGAGAAGAACCTCGAGGAGTACGAGGACGCCTACGTGCACATCCACGAAGGGATCATCTGCGTGCCGCGCGAGACCATGATCCCCTCGGGCTATCGCATTTAG
- a CDS encoding aspartate carbamoyltransferase catalytic subunit translates to MSSIGNETGRAALEPETAAVGLRHKHLLGLEDYGADEITLILDTAESFLEVLERPIKKVPTLRGITVVNLFFENSTRTRISFEMAEKRLSADTVNFSASSSSTQKGETLRDTAANIEAMKIDAVVMRHSAPGSCLFLSRCLESVIINAGDGAHEHPTQALLDLLSLRRRLGDLRGKRVTLVGDILHSRVALSNIYGLQKLGAHVQVCGPAPLIPRHIEELGVEVFWNVEEALENSDVLNVLRIQLERHNAHHFPSLREYHEEFGVTMDRLDRHASDELVILHPGPINRGVEISSEVADSGRSIILEQVTNGVAVRMAVLYLLLGGKTREH, encoded by the coding sequence ATGAGCAGTATCGGGAACGAGACCGGGCGGGCCGCCCTGGAGCCCGAGACGGCCGCCGTGGGTCTGCGGCACAAGCACCTGCTGGGGCTGGAGGACTACGGCGCCGACGAGATCACGCTGATCCTCGACACGGCGGAGAGCTTCCTGGAAGTGCTGGAGCGGCCCATCAAGAAGGTGCCCACCCTGCGCGGCATCACGGTGGTCAACCTGTTCTTCGAGAACTCCACCCGCACGCGGATTTCCTTCGAGATGGCCGAGAAGCGGCTGTCCGCGGACACGGTAAACTTCTCGGCCAGCTCCAGCAGCACGCAGAAGGGCGAGACCCTGCGCGACACGGCGGCCAACATCGAAGCCATGAAGATCGACGCGGTGGTGATGCGCCACAGCGCGCCGGGATCCTGCCTCTTCCTGAGCCGCTGCCTGGAGAGCGTGATCATCAACGCCGGCGACGGCGCCCACGAGCATCCCACCCAGGCGCTGCTGGACCTCCTGAGCCTGCGGCGCCGGCTGGGCGACCTGCGCGGCAAGCGCGTCACGCTGGTGGGGGACATCCTGCACAGCCGCGTGGCCCTGAGCAACATCTACGGCCTGCAGAAGCTGGGCGCCCACGTCCAGGTCTGCGGACCGGCGCCGCTGATCCCGCGCCACATCGAGGAGCTGGGCGTGGAGGTGTTCTGGAACGTGGAGGAGGCGCTGGAGAACAGCGACGTGCTCAACGTCCTGCGCATCCAGCTGGAGCGCCACAACGCGCACCACTTCCCCAGCCTGCGCGAATACCACGAGGAGTTCGGCGTGACCATGGACCGGCTGGACCGCCACGCCTCCGACGAACTGGTGATTCTGCACCCCGGGCCGATCAACCGCGGGGTGGAGATCTCCAGCGAGGTGGCCGACAGCGGCCGCAGCATCATTCTCGAGCAGGTCACCAACGGCGTGGCCGTGCGCATGGCGGTACTCTATCTGCTGCTGGGAGGCAAGACGCGTGAGCACTGA
- the mdh gene encoding malate dehydrogenase — protein MSKITVIGAGNVGATCAQRLAEKQIAETVVLVDIVEGTPQGKALDMWETAPIEGYDTRMIGTNGYAETAGSDVIIMTAGLARKPGMSRDDLLKMNTEIVWGCIRQAAPLSPDAVLIVVSNPLDAMTYVALKASQFPHKRVFGMAGILDTARYRSFIALALNVSVKDVQAMVLGGHGDTMVPLPRYTTVGGIPLPELMPAAQIEAIVQRTRDGGAEIVKYLKTGSAYYAPSAAAVEMADSVMHNRNRILPCASWLTGEFGEKDVYMGVPTMIDRTGVARILEMPLNESERALFNASLVACRKNVAEAEALLASMA, from the coding sequence ATGAGCAAGATCACGGTGATCGGCGCCGGCAACGTGGGGGCGACCTGCGCCCAGCGCTTGGCGGAGAAGCAGATCGCGGAGACGGTGGTCCTGGTGGACATCGTGGAAGGCACCCCGCAGGGCAAGGCCCTGGACATGTGGGAGACGGCTCCCATCGAGGGTTACGACACGCGGATGATCGGCACCAACGGCTACGCCGAGACCGCCGGCAGCGACGTGATCATCATGACCGCCGGCCTGGCCCGCAAGCCGGGCATGAGCCGCGACGACCTGCTCAAGATGAACACCGAGATCGTCTGGGGCTGCATCCGGCAGGCCGCGCCCCTGAGCCCCGACGCCGTGCTGATCGTGGTCTCCAATCCGCTGGACGCCATGACCTACGTGGCCCTCAAGGCCTCCCAGTTCCCGCACAAGCGCGTCTTCGGCATGGCGGGCATCCTGGACACGGCCCGCTATCGCAGCTTCATCGCCCTGGCCCTCAACGTCAGCGTCAAGGACGTGCAGGCCATGGTGCTGGGCGGCCACGGCGACACCATGGTGCCGCTGCCCCGCTACACGACGGTGGGCGGGATTCCGCTGCCCGAGCTGATGCCCGCCGCCCAGATCGAGGCCATCGTCCAGCGCACGCGCGACGGCGGCGCCGAGATCGTCAAGTACCTCAAGACCGGCAGCGCCTACTACGCGCCCAGCGCGGCGGCCGTGGAGATGGCCGACAGCGTGATGCACAACCGCAATCGCATCCTGCCCTGCGCCTCGTGGCTGACCGGCGAGTTCGGGGAGAAGGATGTCTACATGGGCGTGCCCACCATGATCGACCGCACGGGCGTGGCGCGGATCCTCGAGATGCCGCTGAACGAGTCCGAGCGCGCGCTGTTCAACGCCAGCCTGGTGGCCTGCCGCAAGAACGTGGCGGAGGCCGAGGCCCTGCTGGCCTCCATGGCCTAG
- a CDS encoding VCBS repeat-containing protein — protein sequence MWVGGLLGALVVVLVPGRPGWCLTFSGPISIDDVQDAHCMALADVDQDGDGDVLIGTSNGEVLLWRNQPHIAPLALVFSIEDSNAGVDEIAELKAVDFDGDGDPDLVLSHYWVNDLGGGNPDFHNELLLLDNLDGHGSFELSDSHYNELPINSLAIADFDNDEDGDIVFDDGDLCFIRNLAGTFGSEELIRAGNFATCLAAGNFDCDNDDDIVMASQFEDLVAWFRNTDGDGSFGRRISISTAGDGANWVQVARVNADAIPDLLSFSEYDRELVYFDNATCSWWPAQVLISQTQAAVALVDALDVDVDGDTDLFLQNSTGSRFKWLCNTSGQGTFQTYNLHVTEDPGIVETHAFGDLEGDGDSDLAFCTASQLYLLVNEILPLGAPHLRAIPGSTLRVEWESLCDDCVYKVYRLTNPYLDLSQATLLGTTNQRAFVDSSYVPVPRVWYRVTASH from the coding sequence ATGTGGGTCGGCGGGCTCCTCGGGGCCCTAGTGGTGGTGCTGGTGCCGGGCCGGCCTGGGTGGTGCCTGACCTTTTCCGGCCCCATTTCCATCGATGACGTGCAGGATGCGCACTGCATGGCCCTGGCGGACGTCGATCAGGACGGGGATGGCGATGTGCTGATCGGGACCTCGAACGGTGAAGTCCTTCTCTGGCGCAACCAGCCGCACATCGCGCCGCTGGCCCTCGTTTTTTCCATTGAGGACTCGAATGCGGGCGTGGATGAAATCGCCGAGTTGAAGGCGGTGGATTTCGATGGCGACGGAGATCCGGATCTTGTCCTGTCGCATTATTGGGTCAATGACCTGGGCGGTGGAAACCCGGATTTCCACAACGAACTGCTGTTGTTGGACAATCTCGATGGCCATGGATCCTTCGAGCTCAGCGATTCTCACTACAACGAGTTGCCGATCAACTCTCTCGCGATCGCTGACTTCGACAATGACGAAGATGGGGACATCGTCTTCGATGATGGAGATCTCTGCTTCATCCGAAATCTCGCCGGGACCTTTGGAAGCGAGGAGCTGATCCGGGCTGGTAACTTTGCCACTTGTCTTGCCGCTGGGAACTTCGACTGCGACAACGATGACGACATTGTCATGGCCAGTCAATTTGAGGATCTGGTCGCCTGGTTCCGCAACACGGATGGGGATGGGAGCTTCGGCCGTCGCATCTCCATCTCCACGGCAGGAGACGGCGCGAACTGGGTGCAGGTCGCACGCGTCAACGCGGATGCCATCCCGGACCTGTTGTCCTTTTCGGAATACGACCGCGAATTGGTGTACTTCGACAATGCGACGTGCAGCTGGTGGCCGGCACAGGTGCTGATCAGCCAGACACAAGCTGCAGTGGCCCTGGTGGACGCGCTGGACGTAGATGTGGATGGCGATACCGACCTGTTCCTGCAAAACTCGACCGGCAGCCGCTTCAAGTGGCTCTGCAACACGAGTGGACAGGGCACCTTCCAGACCTACAACCTGCACGTGACGGAGGACCCGGGCATTGTCGAGACCCATGCCTTTGGGGATCTGGAAGGGGACGGGGATTCGGACCTGGCCTTCTGCACGGCCAGCCAACTCTACCTGTTGGTGAATGAGATCCTCCCCCTGGGGGCTCCCCACCTGCGGGCGATTCCCGGCTCCACCTTGCGCGTCGAATGGGAGTCCCTCTGCGACGACTGCGTCTACAAGGTCTATCGCCTGACAAACCCCTACCTGGACCTGTCCCAGGCCACGCTGCTGGGCACCACGAACCAAAGGGCCTTCGTGGACTCGAGCTACGTGCCCGTGCCGCGCGTCTGGTACCGGGTGACCGCCAGCCATTAG
- the elbB gene encoding isoprenoid biosynthesis glyoxalase ElbB, which translates to MKKIAGVLSGAGYLDGAEIQEAVLTQLSCERRGMTIHWFAPAIPQAHVVNHVSGQPVEGESRSVLVESARIVRGEIHPLSDLDLAAFRALILPGGFGAAKNLCSFAFQGAEMSVLPELAAHVLNGHALRRPMAFLCIAPVIAARVLGGAGHRPKVTIGSHRETALAIQSWGGVHQPCAANQVCLDTENRLLSTPAWNNARSLVQVAAGIDKLAEQLAKLI; encoded by the coding sequence GTGAAGAAGATCGCGGGAGTGCTGTCCGGAGCCGGCTATCTCGACGGCGCCGAGATCCAGGAAGCCGTGCTGACCCAATTGTCCTGCGAGCGCCGCGGCATGACCATCCACTGGTTCGCCCCGGCGATTCCCCAGGCCCACGTGGTCAACCACGTCAGCGGCCAGCCCGTGGAGGGCGAGAGCCGCAGCGTGCTGGTGGAGAGCGCGCGCATCGTGCGCGGCGAGATCCATCCCCTGTCCGACCTGGATCTGGCGGCCTTCCGGGCGCTGATCCTGCCCGGCGGATTCGGCGCGGCCAAGAATCTCTGCAGTTTCGCCTTCCAGGGCGCGGAGATGAGCGTGCTGCCCGAGCTGGCGGCCCACGTGCTGAACGGCCACGCCCTGCGCCGGCCCATGGCCTTCCTGTGCATCGCCCCGGTGATCGCCGCGCGCGTGCTGGGCGGGGCCGGGCACCGGCCCAAGGTGACCATCGGCTCCCACCGGGAGACGGCCCTGGCCATCCAGTCCTGGGGCGGCGTGCACCAACCCTGCGCGGCCAACCAGGTCTGCCTGGACACGGAGAACCGGCTGCTGAGCACGCCGGCCTGGAACAACGCCCGCTCCCTGGTGCAGGTGGCGGCGGGCATCGACAAACTGGCCGAACAGCTGGCCAAGCTGATCTAG
- a CDS encoding dihydroorotase — protein MSTELHQFEAERLLLKGARLLDHASGLDERADLLIEDGMIVRRGPALEAAEAEVLELEGLTVVAGFVDLRVRLGEPGREDRETVESGLDAAAAGGYVAICVTPEATPVCDHAGAVTALLARAEEHAVTLLPLGAVTAGLKGERLADMGELARAGVAGFCEGNRGLQGGAALRGALSYSRMFGLPLFELARERSLAGGDVHEGPVALRMGLKGEPRLAEDLGVQLGIRLAEFEQAALHLQLISTRESVELLRQARSRGVRVSADCSPQHLALTHERCLDFDPSARLVPPLRPEEDRQALLEAVAGGVLDAICSDHRPAEFDELDREYPLCPFGCASLETAFAVAHQALVESGICSLERLLELFSAGPRRVLGLPPASFEAGAPAELTILDLDCAWTYRGAEALTLGVNSPWEGKSFRVRPAGLVNGRYAALRG, from the coding sequence GTGAGCACTGAGCTGCATCAATTCGAGGCCGAGCGCCTGCTGCTGAAGGGCGCGCGCCTGCTGGACCACGCCAGTGGCCTGGACGAGCGCGCGGACCTGCTGATCGAGGACGGGATGATCGTCCGGCGCGGCCCGGCCCTGGAGGCGGCGGAGGCCGAGGTCCTGGAGCTGGAGGGCCTGACCGTGGTGGCCGGCTTCGTGGATCTGCGCGTCCGGTTGGGCGAGCCCGGCCGCGAGGATCGCGAGACCGTGGAGAGCGGCCTGGACGCCGCGGCGGCGGGCGGCTACGTGGCCATCTGCGTGACGCCGGAGGCCACGCCGGTCTGCGACCACGCCGGGGCCGTGACGGCCCTGCTGGCCCGCGCCGAGGAGCACGCGGTGACCCTGCTGCCCCTGGGCGCGGTGACGGCCGGCCTGAAGGGCGAGCGGCTGGCGGACATGGGCGAGCTGGCCCGGGCGGGCGTGGCGGGCTTCTGCGAGGGCAACCGCGGCCTGCAAGGCGGCGCCGCGCTGCGTGGCGCGCTCAGCTACAGCCGGATGTTCGGCCTGCCCCTGTTCGAGCTGGCGCGCGAGCGCAGCCTGGCGGGCGGTGACGTGCACGAGGGCCCGGTGGCCCTGCGAATGGGCCTGAAAGGCGAGCCGCGGCTGGCCGAGGACCTGGGCGTGCAGCTGGGCATCCGCTTGGCCGAGTTCGAGCAGGCCGCCCTGCACCTGCAGTTGATCAGCACGCGCGAGAGCGTGGAGCTGCTGCGCCAGGCCCGCTCCCGCGGCGTGCGGGTCAGTGCGGACTGCAGCCCGCAGCACCTGGCCCTGACCCACGAACGCTGCCTGGACTTCGATCCCAGCGCGCGGCTGGTGCCCCCGCTCCGGCCGGAGGAGGACCGCCAGGCCCTGCTGGAGGCCGTGGCCGGCGGCGTGCTGGACGCCATCTGCAGCGATCACCGGCCCGCCGAGTTCGACGAACTGGACCGCGAGTACCCCCTCTGCCCCTTCGGCTGCGCCAGCCTGGAGACGGCCTTCGCCGTGGCCCACCAGGCCCTGGTGGAGAGCGGGATCTGCTCGCTGGAGCGGCTGCTGGAGCTGTTCAGCGCGGGTCCCCGGCGCGTGCTGGGCCTGCCGCCGGCCTCCTTCGAGGCGGGGGCCCCGGCGGAGCTGACCATCCTGGACTTGGACTGCGCCTGGACCTATCGCGGCGCCGAGGCCCTGACCCTGGGCGTCAACAGCCCCTGGGAAGGCAAGTCCTTCCGCGTGCGCCCGGCGGGCCTGGTGAACGGCCGCTACGCGGCTCTGCGTGGCTAA